A DNA window from Iodobacter ciconiae contains the following coding sequences:
- the hppD gene encoding 4-hydroxyphenylpyruvate dioxygenase — MKMEKPNINPLETNGFEFVEYTGNTQEALDKLKALFISLGFVEIARHRSKNASLFRQGEINFIVNGESTQPASQFAEIHGPSACAMAWRVADADYAYKYAIEQGAKPYNRPIGFMELNIPAIEGIGGSALYFVDRYGQDQNIYDVDFIPLEGVDQHPVGVGLFEVDHLTHNVIRGNMDVWSGFYENIANFREIRYFDIEGKLTGLVSRAMTSPCGKIRIPINESSDDKSQIEEFLRQYQGEGIQHIALATNDIFATVEALKAGGTRFLDTPDSYYDRTDARLPGHGEDLERLRKNRILIDGAPTEGGGILLQIFTETVIGPIFFEIIQRKGNEGFGEGNFKALFESIEDDQIRRGVLSAD, encoded by the coding sequence ATGAAAATGGAAAAACCAAACATTAACCCGCTTGAAACCAATGGTTTTGAGTTTGTGGAATACACGGGGAATACTCAGGAAGCATTAGATAAGCTGAAGGCCCTGTTTATTTCCCTGGGTTTTGTGGAAATCGCGCGACACAGAAGCAAAAACGCCAGTTTGTTCCGCCAGGGTGAAATTAATTTTATTGTAAACGGTGAGTCTACACAGCCAGCTAGTCAGTTTGCCGAAATTCACGGCCCGTCTGCCTGTGCGATGGCCTGGCGGGTAGCTGACGCAGATTACGCGTACAAATATGCGATTGAGCAGGGCGCCAAGCCCTACAACCGTCCGATTGGTTTTATGGAGCTCAATATCCCCGCGATTGAAGGTATTGGCGGCTCGGCGCTGTATTTTGTTGATCGTTATGGCCAGGATCAAAATATTTACGACGTAGATTTTATACCGCTTGAAGGCGTGGATCAGCACCCGGTGGGCGTAGGTTTATTTGAAGTTGATCACCTTACCCATAATGTGATACGCGGCAATATGGATGTCTGGTCGGGCTTTTATGAAAATATCGCTAATTTCCGCGAAATTCGTTATTTCGATATTGAAGGCAAGCTGACGGGCCTTGTTTCACGTGCCATGACTAGCCCTTGTGGCAAGATTCGCATCCCGATTAATGAATCGTCTGATGATAAAAGCCAGATTGAAGAATTCCTGCGCCAGTACCAGGGTGAAGGCATTCAGCATATTGCGCTTGCCACTAATGATATTTTTGCCACTGTAGAAGCATTGAAAGCCGGTGGTACACGTTTTCTGGATACCCCGGATAGCTACTATGATCGCACCGATGCACGTTTGCCTGGTCATGGTGAAGATTTAGAGCGCCTGCGTAAAAACCGCATCCTGATCGATGGTGCGCCTACCGAGGGCGGCGGCATCCTGCTGCAAATCTTTACTGAAACAGTGATTGGGCCGATTTTCTTTGAAATTATTCAGCGTAAAGGCAATGAAGGTTTTGGCGAAGGCAACTTTAAAGCCCTGTTTGAATCGATCGAAGACGATCAGATTCGCCGTGGTGTACTAAGCGCAGATTAA
- a CDS encoding cytochrome c-type biogenesis protein, whose amino-acid sequence MLQPAAAKVAAPAASDVAANARLVELSAELRCLVCQNESLASSRAPLAEDLRREVRERIAAGDSNPQIISHLTDRYGDFVTYRPPFKARTLLLWLLPPLLLLIGLILLLRQIRQRKPASSTADPAQLAALRAEFDSTHHGKDTQ is encoded by the coding sequence ATGCTACAGCCCGCAGCAGCTAAAGTGGCCGCACCTGCCGCCAGCGATGTGGCCGCTAATGCGCGTTTGGTCGAGCTGTCTGCTGAGCTGCGCTGCCTGGTTTGCCAGAATGAAAGCCTTGCCAGCTCGCGTGCGCCGCTGGCCGAAGATCTGCGCCGTGAAGTGCGTGAGCGCATTGCTGCTGGCGACAGCAACCCGCAGATCATCAGCCACCTCACTGATCGCTACGGTGACTTTGTCACTTACCGCCCGCCCTTCAAGGCCAGAACGCTGTTGCTGTGGCTATTGCCGCCCCTGCTGCTCTTAATCGGTTTGATTCTATTGCTGCGGCAAATCCGCCAGCGAAAACCCGCATCCAGCACGGCCGACCCAGCCCAGCTTGCGGCTTTACGGGCAGAGTTTGATAGCACCCATCATGGCAAGGACACACAATGA
- the ccmI gene encoding c-type cytochrome biogenesis protein CcmI encodes MNTSHFGLFTLICALMVVITVAALIWPLLKGRSQAGDIRRARYALHDTILAELDEDLHHGRLSETDHAIAREEAESRLVHEVGNASPKQNERSARSLVIGLLLALPLAAGGLYFKLGTPTALDPNTHQRPDIGPGEIAAMVKKLEARMVLEPNDQQGWLMLARSYRSQARYTEAISAYEKAWSAIKNDAGEIARFAGVLAIEQKSFKGKPTELLVKSLSVNANEPDALMLAGSAAVERGDKAAAKEWWNKLLILLEAGSEDEQWLKEEIRLLDEPKDAVK; translated from the coding sequence ATGAACACATCGCACTTTGGCCTATTCACACTGATTTGCGCACTGATGGTGGTTATCACGGTAGCAGCGCTGATTTGGCCACTACTCAAGGGCCGCTCGCAAGCAGGGGATATCCGCCGTGCACGCTATGCCTTGCACGACACTATCTTAGCCGAGCTGGATGAAGACCTGCACCATGGACGTTTAAGCGAAACCGATCACGCCATCGCCCGCGAAGAGGCTGAAAGCCGCCTGGTTCATGAGGTCGGCAACGCCAGCCCAAAGCAAAACGAGCGCTCTGCGCGTAGCCTGGTGATTGGGCTACTGCTTGCCTTGCCATTAGCCGCAGGCGGGCTGTATTTCAAATTGGGCACACCTACCGCACTGGATCCAAATACGCACCAGCGCCCGGATATCGGCCCGGGTGAAATTGCCGCCATGGTCAAAAAACTTGAAGCGCGCATGGTTTTAGAGCCGAACGATCAGCAGGGCTGGCTGATGCTGGCACGCAGCTACCGATCACAAGCCCGCTACACGGAGGCGATCAGCGCCTACGAGAAAGCATGGTCTGCCATTAAAAATGATGCAGGAGAAATCGCCCGTTTTGCAGGTGTACTCGCTATCGAACAGAAGAGTTTTAAAGGCAAACCCACCGAGCTATTAGTCAAATCACTGTCCGTCAACGCAAATGAGCCCGATGCCCTTATGCTGGCAGGCAGCGCCGCTGTCGAGCGTGGCGACAAAGCAGCAGCAAAAGAGTGGTGGAATAAGCTATTGATTTTGCTGGAAGCCGGATCTGAAGATGAGCAATGGCTAAAAGAAGAAATCCGCTTACTGGATGAGCCTAAAGATGCGGTGAAGTAG